The following is a genomic window from Raphanus sativus cultivar WK10039 unplaced genomic scaffold, ASM80110v3 Scaffold0944, whole genome shotgun sequence.
agttaaacatatatattgtcatacttatgtttataatagttttcatattttttatatttttaaaattcaatttactatttttctcattAAAGAGGGGTAAAACATATCTAAAACTGCCAAAAGTATGAGAAGTTTTATTGtgacaaacaaaagtttaaagtgTCTCGTTTATCCAATTCTCCCTAGGAAAATTGGACATACAAAGTTAAAATTCTTACAGCTTATATAGTTCATCCATGTACcctttagagcatctccattagaGTATGTAAAGAGGTTTATGGGCTCAGGTTCTTAGGCccgaaataaataaaaaaaaagataaaatggGTTAATATCGGCGAGACGGGCTCTTACGAGTGAGCCCGTATGAGACGGGATCAAGCGACGTGTCACGCAGGGATTGGACACGCGAGATCGTGTACACGACGAAGAAACACAGGTTTGGAGAGAGAGGATTCATTTTCTCTTTTGTCTAGAAAAACTAGGGTTTGTCGGGGAGAGAGGCGATTTGGCGATTTCTAGTGCGACGGTGATAATCCGGTCATCTTCTCCATCAAATCGACGACGTAGTCTCCCCTCCACGATCTGAGGTAACCCTCTCCTCGATTCACCGACGTAGCATCTATTTTTGGGATCGAAACCGATCTCGTCAAGTTGAAATCATTTTGGGGTTTCGGATTAGGGTTTGAAATTGAGTTTCTGTCTTTCGTCTTATGGTTCAAAATCGTCTAGAGGGTTTCGATTTATGGTTTGATTTCCAATtcgatttagggttttttttttcaattcgaTTTACGGTTTGATTTCCAATTCGATTTGGGGGTTTCGGGTTAGGGTTCTAATTTGAGTTTTGCCTTTCGTTTTTATGCTTTTAATGGTTGTAATCATATACATTTCTTGTGCAGATGGAACCCGCAGATGAGATGAGAGACCAAAAGTTGCGATTGGAGCACATCAACATGCTTCGTTTCGTTGCGGATTCGGAATACGGTATTCCGACAAGGTGTCCGTGTGGTGGGAGGATCATTGATGAGGTGAGGGGTAAGGAGGAGTACGACTCTCTTCCGGGGAAGCGCTTCTTCAGCTGCGCAAAGTACCAGGCAAGTTTTCtgattttcatatatttgtttctggtttttcttttatttgataAATGCAAATTTGCtgatttttgtttgtgttttaaaCAAGGCTGATGGTCTCCATTATCGTCAGCCTTGGGTCGCAGGTGTCCAGGAGGAGATAGAACGCCTGACTAGGCGTCTCGAGGAGGCGGAGCAGGTGATCAAAGTGGTCCCTGATCTCAATCGACAGATTGAGAGACTGGAGGTAGTGcagtctttaatttttttttatcatacatTCTTTAACATACAACTCTATTAACTAGGAATTATGTGTTTGATCCAGGGTGAGGTTTATAACCTCACCGTGCAGGTAGCTCACCTGGAGAAGCTCTGCTTCGAATGAAATTCAAATGTCAGACTCGAACtgaaaactgtttttttttaaattgtaaacgTGTGGAATGATGAATGATGAACTAGAATTAATTGTAAACGTGTAGAATGATGTAACTAGAATGCTACTGTGAACTAGACATAGTTGTAAACGTGCTTGGTAGCTGCGATTTGAGTGATGAACTAGTCTTTAAGTCTGTGCTTGGTAGCTGCGATATGAATGTTGAACTAGAACTAGTATTAATACTCTCTTTAAGTAGTCATTAACTTTGTGTTTGTGTGGTTGCTGTGATTTGATGCCTAATCAATACTATTGTGAAATAGCTATTAGCATAggaaaatattgaattttggTAGTTGGAGTGTTAGGAAAATAATCAATTCTAAAACTAGTTTAAAAACACAAACACACTACTTTAAAAACACAAACACACTAGTTTAAAAACACAAACGCATTTAAAAAACACAAACAGAAAcacaaacccaaaccaaaaatGCTTCCTTTTCCCATAAACGCTGGCGGGTATGTTAACCTACTAGCTTCCCAAACCAGTGAAAACACCCACGTAGAGTCTCCCCCCGTCCCTAAACCACTGGAAAGGAGGAAGTGGTCACCAAAGGAAGACATCGTGCTGATCAGTGCATGGTTGAACACCAGCAAGGATCCGATTGTCAGCACCGACCAGAAGGCATGAGCATTTTGGAAGAGGATAGAAGAGTATTACAATGGTAGCCCTCAACTCTCTGGCTTTGCGCCTAGAGAGTTAAATCAGTGTAAGCAGAGGTGGGGGAGATTGAACGAGCAAGTCTGCAGGTTTGTGGGATGTCATGAGGCCGCGTTGAAGGAGCAAGCAAGTGGCCAAAACGAAAATGATGTCATGAAGGCTGCTCATGACATCTTCTTAAATGACTACGGGTCCAAGTTCGGGCTTGAACATGCGTGGAGGGAACTTCGGTATGATCAGAAGTGGAAATCAAACTCCAAAGATGGTGCAAAGGACAAAAGGAAGGAAGCTGCGGAGGTGGAACCTGAGTTCGAAGAGGTTAGGCCTCCTGGTGTTAAAGCAGCCAAACGCAAGAAGCGTGGCAATGAAGCTTATGATCAGTTACAGACAATGCTAGGGGTGAAAGATGCCATATCGAAACGGAGACTCCTTGAGCGTCTCCTTGCAAGAAAAGATCCACTTTCTGATACAGAAATGGTTCTGAAGGACAAACTCGTTTCTGAATTGGTTTGACTGCTTGGTTGGTTTCTTATTATACACAGAATTGGTTGCTtcgtttatgtttttaattgcTTGGTTGTTCTGTTTTGCTTGCTTGCTTGTTTTCAATTGGTTTGAGTTGCTTCTTTGGTTTCACGGGTTCTAAtttgttatgttttcttttgcaGGTTGTCACGGGCTTCTCAACTGGCTTCTACCTATCAACTGTCTTCTCAACTGGCTTCTCTACTGCCTTTGTTTAATGGCTTCTCTACTGCACTGCCTTTtctttaatgtattttgttttcgGACTTGACAAGTGCAGTATTTTGTTTGTCTCTGCACTTGTTTCTTTGCTTCACGGGTTATGTAACAAAATGTACTCTCTCTTTGCACTTGTTTCAGTCACGGATTATGTAATCAAACTCTATAAATTATGCCTTTCTTTGCTCTACTTCTCTTGCATTCCAAAGTTACACTTGTTTATCTCTGCACTTGTTTGTTTGCCTTTCTTTGCTCTACTTCTCTTTGCCTTTCTTTGCTCTATTTCTCTAATCGAACTCTAAACACTCAAATAGTTACACTTGTTTCATCAGTCACTTGCAACTTCTCTTGCATCAAATTGTCTCAAAATCTCTGTAACACTCAACCATATTTCTCTATTTctcaactctttttcttttaaatttctcTATTTCTCAACTCTTATTCATTTCAACttgtctctctttttcttttgaattataCTTAATCAACAAATATTTCTCTATTTCTCAATTCTCTATTTCTCTATTTctcaactctttttcttttatatttctctatttctcaactctttttcttttctaaacaCTCAATTTCTCAACTCTATTTCTTTTCTAAACACTCAACCAAAAAAATGTCTTCCCCATCGTCTTATGAAGATGATGCCATAGATGATCAAATAGACGACACTTTTGAAGATATGTTCGACCAACAATTTGATCAAATGTACGACGCAATCGTTCATGGTGCAGCCAACAAGCAGAACAAACGAGCTTATATCGAAAGAGAGCGGGAACAAGAACACAATCAACTATGGAACGACTATTTCAGTGACCATCCTACATACCCACCAGAAATATTTAGGCGGCATTTTCGAATGACCAAACCATTGTTCCTTTCCATTGTTGATCGCCTAAGTAATGAAGTTCCATACTTTGAGCAAAGACGAAATGCTCACCGGAGGTATGGTCAAGCAGCAGATACGTATGACgaatatctccgacttggtgagaGTACTGCACTTTTATGTTTGGAAAAATTCAACGAAGGGATAATACAATTGTTTGGAGATGAGTATCTACGAAAACCTACATCAGATGATCTTCAACGATTACTCGATATTGGAGAGGTTCGCGGATTTCCAGGAATGATAGGcagcatcgactgtatgcattgggagtggaaaaacTGCCCAAGATCTTGGAGTGGGCAGTACGCACGAGGTCACGGAAAGCCGACAATTGTCTTAGAGGCTGTGGCATCACATgatctttggatatggcacACATTTTTCGGTTTACCAGGTACCCTCAACGATATTAATGTTCTCCAACGGTCACAAGTTTTTTCTGACATTTTAGACGGTCGAGCTCCTAAAGTTAATTTCACGGTCAACGGCCACAATTATCGTATGGCGTACTACCTTACAGACGGAATCTATCCGaaatggtcaacatttatcCAATCCATCTCACTACCTCAAAGTCGTAAAGCCGAGCTTTTTGCTGAACATCAAGAATCCGCCAGAAAAGATGTCGAACGTGCTTTCGGAATTTTGCAATCGAGGTTTGCAATAGTAAAAAACCCGGCTCTACTATGGGACAAGGAAAAGATTAGAAAGATTATGAGAACTTGTGTCATACTGCACAATATGATAGTAGAGAACGAACGAAACACATATCATCTGTCTGATACATCTGAGTTCGAAACTGGAGAGTCAAGCAGAAGTTCACATGTTGAAGTCTCGCAACCTACGGCCACCCCTTCCAACTTCGTTAATAGGCTTGGCATTCGTAATCAAATTCGGAgtgaaaacaaacatgatcgTTTGAAAACcgatttagttgaaaatatatggcaaAGATTTGGTAATCTAGTTGAATAATCTTTTTATGAATTCTCATTGTAATAAACTAGGTAATGAACCCACGCGATATCGTGTGGAActcatttcttataaataaataatcattatttaatttatattttatagaaaaattaattttattttcaaataaatttttcatgtcaaaacgtatgaaaatatttatttatagataatattagaaatgtatattttatagtttgaaattacaactaaaataaaaatacatcaataccaataaaattatacatttttattaatttaggtaagttactctaaaattttaaattatatcactttataataaataaaagatctttttttaaacattaaaatagttttaaataaaaatatattgtttactgGGATCTGTGTaaactaatttaatttagttagtATTACAAAATCATGAGTTATGtgtaatatgaaaaaataaagagacatatttgtataaaatttaaatattaacttatacacaacttttgaaacaaataataaaaagacacatattaatatataatgaaaaacataatttttaacaagaaataaaattcCTAAAAAATACCCAATTTTTTCAACACTGTTTGGGATTTTTTCATGTAAAAAATTATGAGATGCAAATTTCATGTATAAAacttaagaattttaaattttcatatcaatacactgatttttagatataaaacaattaaaaatatttatgaaatattaataatagatattagcataataaaatgaaaatacataaatatttgtataaaaaattaagacaTGCAACCTTccatatatatgaatagtcacatattttttaatttaaaggtggttattttgaaatgataattatatgaatattcGCAACTTTTCAATTCAAATAGtcatatgttttcaatttaaaagtaGTTATTTTGAAATGGTACATATACGAATAGTCacaacttttcatttaaataagtacatctttttaatttaaatattaactaatatacaaatctaaaaataaataataaaaggacacatcttaatatataatgaaaagacacaattcttaacaaaaaataaaattgctaTCAAATTCTGAAGATTAGTTGTTAAGTTAATCAGAATCTCTActgtttctgaaaagatgagctcactATCACCATAGTTgattctctatcaatagataaaattctaaagatcctgtgcaattatacaattcaaaaaacttaaaatctcCTAAAGTTGCTTAAAACAACCAGTGGGCAgagtaatgacgatcacataaagttcataaaattcCGAAAATtctgtgcagttatgtattttaaaaactctaaaatctcccaaaattgcacgaaacaaaccagtggatagggtaataacgtttaaatacaatttaggaacgtctcaagacattccaaagatgtctagtgacattccacaaccttatgtgcaatgtccacatatgtcttaggatattaagttttttttcgaGCGTCAAACGACACTCTTCAGTAGAACTAccataacttttgactaagaaccccAATTGACTTCAAattggtggcattggaaagcttatcaaaatctctaccgcttctgaaaagatgagctcaatttcaccatagctagttctctatcaatagataaaattctgaaaattatgtccaattatacatttcaaaaaactaaaaatcttCTAAAGTTGCTTAAAATGTACCAGTGGGCAGGGGTAATGACGTTCACAGACAGTTCAGCAATGTCATAGGACATTATACAACTGTCTCTGGAAGTCCACAGATGTTTTAGAATAGTAATTTACCTCTTCAAGCGTCAAACGACCACACTTCattaaaactatcataactttttaCCGAGGACATTCCAAGAGAGTCCTATGACATTCCAAGAAAGTCCTAttacattccaaagaagtcttatgacattccaaagatgtctggtgacattgcacataaggtcctattacattccaaagaagtcttatgacattccaaagatgtctggtgacattccacaaccttatgtgcaatgtccacaaatgtcttaggatattaagtttattCCTCGTGCGTCAAACAaacactcttcagtaaaactaccataacttttaactaagaaccccgattgacctcaatggtggcattggaaagctaaccaAAATCTGTaacgtttctgaaaagatgagctcaatatcaccatagctagttctctatcagtagataaaattatgaagattatgtgcaattatacatttaaataaaaaatcgaaaTCTCCCAAAGTTGTTTAAAACGTACCAGTGGGCAGGATAATGACCAcaaaaagttcataaagctctgaaatttctgaaatatctgtaaattttgtgcagttatgtatttaaataactccaaatctctcaaaattgttcgaaacaaaccagtggataatgacgttcaaatacaatTTAGGAACATCTCAGgacattcaaaggaagtcttatgacttTCCAAagagtcttatgacattccaatgatgtctggtgacattccaaggatgtctggtgacattccaaggatgtctggtgacattccacaaccttatgtgcaatgtccgcATATgtcttaatatattaaattttttcttaaacgatcactcttcagtaaaactatcatgacttttgactaaggacccTGATTGACCTCAAATTGGTAGCATtgtaaagttcataaaactctgaaatttctgaaaatttgaaagttttgtgcaattaagaatttaaataactccaaaatctcccaaaattgcccgaaacaaaccaaaatagggtaatgacgtttaaatacagtttaggaacgtctcaggacattccaaGAAAAttttatgacattccaaagaagtcttattaCATTACAAGGATGTCTGCTtatattccacaaccttatgtgcaatgtccacatatggcttaggatattaagtttcctctTCGTGCGTCAAACTACCATTCTTCAATAAacttatcaaaacttttgactaaaaaccctgattgacctcaaactggtggcattggaaagctattcaaaatctctaccgtttctgaaaagatgagctcaattcaccatagctagttctctatcaatagataaaattttgaagattatgtgcaattatacattacaaaaaatttcaaaattgcTTAAAACGTATCAGTGGGCAGGGTAATGATGAtaacataaagttcataaaaccctgaaatttttgaaaattctgaaaattttgtgcagttatgtatttaaataatcCCAAATtctcccaaaattgttcgaaatAAACCAGTGGATACAGTAATTACCTTCAAATACGGTTtaaggaagtcttatgatattccaaggaagtcttatgatattccaaagaagtctGGTGACATTatacaaccttatgtgcaatgtccataGATGTCTTtggatattaagtttcttcttcgtgcgtAACGATCACTCTTAagtaaaactatcatatttttttactaaggACCTCGATTGACcacaaactggtggcattgttaagttcataaaactctaaAAATTTTGTgcatttatgtatttaaataactccaaaatctcccaaaattgctcaAAACAtaccaaaatagggtaatgacgtttaaatacagtttaggaacgtctcaagACAATCCAAGgtagtcttatgacattccaaggaagccttatgacattccaaagaagccttatgacattccaaggatgtctgcttacattccacaaccttatgtgcaatgtccacatatggcttaggatattaagttttctCTTCGTGCGTCGAACTATcacttttcagtaaaattatcacAACTTTTGACTAATAACCCCGACTGACCTCAAAATTGGTGGCATTGGAAtgctaatcaaaatctctaccgtttctgaaaagatgagctcaattttaccatagctagttctctatcaatatataaaattttgaaaattatatgcaattatacattacaaaaaaacactcaaaatctcccaaagttgCTTAAAACGTACCAGTGGGCAAGGTATGGACGAtcacataaaattcataaaactctgaaatttttgaaatttccaaaacttttgtgcagttatgcatttaaataactctGAAATCccccaaaattgttcgaaacaaaccagtggatacaaTAATTACGTTCAAATACTTATgaacgtctcaggacattccaaggaagtcttttgacattccaaggaagtcttatgacattccaaggaggTCTTATGACATTCGAAAGATGTCACcagacattccacaaccttatgtgcaatgtccacatatattttaggatattaagtttctttttcgtgcgtcaaacgaccactcttcattAAAACTATCAcaacttttgactaaggaccccgattgacctcaaactagtggcattgttaagttcataaaattctgaaattcctgaaaattctaaaatttttgtgcatttatgtttttaaataactccaaaatctcccaaaattgttcgaaacaaaccagtggatacaataatgacattcaaatacagtttaggaatgTCTCAAGACAtttcaaggaagtcttatgacattccaaatgTCTGGTGAAATTCCACAAGCTTATGTGTTTTGTCCgcatatgtcttaggatattaagtttcttcttcgtgcgtCAAATGACCACTTTTTAGTAAAATTATCATAACTCTTGACTAAGGAcctgattgacctcaaactggtggcattgttctATAAgttaatcaaaatctctaccgttttTGAAAAGATTAACTCAAAATCACCATAGATAGTTCtcaatcaataaataaaattctgaAGATTCTGTGCAGTTATGCTTTTAAAttactccaaaatctcccaaaatactccaaacaaaccagtggatagggtaatgacgtttaaatacaatTTTGGAACGTCTCAGAATATTCCAAAGAACtcatatgacattccaaagaagtcttatgacattcaaAAGATGTgtggtgacattccacaaccttatgtgcaatgtccacatatgtcttaggatattaagtttttctTCGAGtgtcaaacgaccactcttcagtaaaactatcataacttttgactaagaaccccaattgacctcaaactggtggcattggaaagcttatcaaaatctctaccgttactgaaaagatgagctcaatttcaccatagctaattttctatcaatagataaaattctgaaaattatgtgcaattatacttctaagaaaactaaaaatctcctaaagtTGCTTAAAATGTACAAGTGGGCAAGGTAATGACGTTTACAGACAGTTCAAAAATGTCACAGGACATTATACAACTGTCTCTGGAAGTCCACAGATGTTTTAGAATAGTAAGATACCTCTTCAAGCGTCAAACGACCACACTtcattaaaattatcataactTTTTATCGAGGACATTACAAGAAAGTCCTAtcacattccaaagaagtcttatgacaatCCAAAGATGTCTcatgacattccacaaccttatttgcaatgtccacatatgtcttaggatattaagtttatttttcgTGCGTCAAACAACCACACTTTTGTAAAACTACCATAACTTTTAATTAAgaaccccgattgacctcaatgGTGACATTggaaagctaatcaaaatctGTAATATTTCTGAAAGATGAGCTCAATAtcaccatagctagttctcTATAAGTAGATAAAATTATGAAGATTCTGTGCaattatacaattaaaaaaaaactcaaaatctcccaaagttgTTTAAAACGTACCAGTGGACAGGATAATGACGATCAcaaaaagttcataaagctcTGAAATTTCTAAAactctgaaaattttgtgcagttatatatttaaataactccaaaatctcccaaaattgtttgaaacaaaccagtggatataataatgacgtttaaatacaatttaggaACGTCTTAgaacattccaaggaagtcttatgacatttcaaagaagtcttatgacattccaaggatgtttGGTGACATTCatcaaccttatgtgcaatgtccacatatgtcttaagatattaaatttcttcttcGTGCGTTAAACGACCACCattcagtaaaactatcataatttttgactaaggaccccgattgacctcaaattggtagcattgttaagttcataaaactcagaaatttttgaaagttttgtgcagttatgaatttaaataactccaaaatctcccaaaattgctcgaaaaaaccaaaatagggtaatgacatttaaatacagtttatgaACGTCTTAGGACATTctaaggaagtcttatgacattccaaagaagtcttatgacattccaagaatGTTTACTTACATTCCACAAACTTATGTTTAATGTCCACAGATCGCTTAGGATATTAAATTTATTCTTCGTGCGTCAAActaccactcttcagtaaaattatcaaaacttttgactaagaaccccgattgacctcaaactggtggcattggaaagctattCAAAACCTCTcccgtttctgaaaagatgagctcaatttcaccatagctagttctctatcaatagataaaattttgaagattttgtgtaattatacattacaaaaaaactcaaaatctctcGAAGTTGCTTAAAATGTACCAGTAGGCAGGGTAGTAaagatcacataaagttcataaatctctgaaatttctgaaaattctgaaaattttgtgcagttatgtatttaaacaactccaaaatctcctaaaaattttcaaaataaaagagtagatacagtaatgacgttcaaatacagtttaAGAACGTCTTAGGACATTCCATGGAAGTCTTATAACATTCCAAGGAAGCCTTATAACAtttcaaggaagtcttatgacattccaaggaagtcttatgatattccaaggaagtcttatgatattccaaagaagtcttatgacattccaaggatgtctggtgacattacacaaccttatgtgcaatgtccatagatgtcttaggatattaagtttcttcttaGTGCGTAAcgatcactcttcagtaaaactatcataattTTTTACCAAGAACCCACATtaacctcaaactggtggcattgttaagttcataaaactctgaaatttctgaaatttttttgtgcaattatacattacaaaaaaacactcaaaatctcccaaagttaCTTAGAACGTACCAGTGGGCAAGAattgacgatcacataaagttcataaaccctgaaatttctgaaaattcttgaaaattttgtgcaaatatgtatttaaataactccaaaatctcccaaaattgttcgaaacaaacaagtggatacaataatgacgttcaaatacaagTTATGAACACCTCAGGACATTttaaggaagtcttatgacattctaaGGAAGTTTTATGACATTTCAAAAgatgtctggtgacattccacaaccttatgtgcaatgttcCACAGAtatcttaggatattaagtttcttcttcgtgcATTAAACAACCACTCTTCATTTAAACTATCATACTTTGACTAAagccgattgacctcaaactggtggcattattaagttcataaaactcaaaaattcCTGAAAATTTGTgaagttatgtttttaaataactccaaaatctaccaaaattgttcgaaacaaaccagtggatacagtaatgacgttcaaatacagtttaggaacgttCTCAGGAATTTCaagaaagtcttatgacattccaaagaagtctttaTGACATtacaaggaagtcttatgacattccaaaatGTCTgttgacattccacaaccttatgtgcatttccatatatgtcttaggatattaagtttttattcgtgcgtcaaacgaccacttttcagtaaaattattataactctttGACTAAGGACCTTCATTGACCTTAAACTAGCTGCATTtttaagataatcaaaatctccACCGTTTGTGAAAAGATGAGCGCAAAATCACTAtagctagttctctatcaatatataaaattctGAAGATTTTGTGTagttatgcatttaaataactccaaaatctcccaaaattgctcgaaacaaaccagtggataggATAATGACGTTtaatacagtttaggaacgtctcagaaCATTCCAAGGAACTCTTATGACTTCCAAggagtcttatgacattccaaagatgtctgCTGATATTCCACAACTTATGCGCAATGTCCACAGATGttttaggatattaagtttcctcttcgtgcgtcaaacgaccactatTCAGTAAAACTATgataacttttgactaagaacccgattgacctcaaactggtggcattagAAAGCTAATAAAAATCTCTATCGTTTATGAAAAGATaagctcaatttcaccatagctagttttatttcaatagataaaatttttgaaggattatgtgcaattatacattacaaaaaaaattcaaaatatcccTAAGTTGCTTAATACGTACCATTGGGAAATGTAATGACAattcacataaagttcataaaccctaaattttctgaaattctaaaatttttgtg
Proteins encoded in this region:
- the LOC130503412 gene encoding glutathione S-transferase T2-like, with product MLPFPINAGGYVNLLASQTSENTHVESPPVPKPLERRKWSPKEDIVLISAWLNTSKDPIVSTDQKCKQRWGRLNEQVCRFVGCHEAALKEQASGQNENDVMKAAHDIFLNDYGSKFGLEHAWRELRYDQKWKSNSKDGAKDKRKEAAEVEPEFEEVRPPGVKAAKRKKRGNEAYDQLQTMLGVKDAISKRRLLERLLARKDPLSDTEMVLKDKLVSELVVTGFSTGFYLSTVFSTGFSTAFV
- the LOC108832127 gene encoding uncharacterized protein LOC108832127, whose translation is MSSPSSYEDDAIDDQIDDTFEDMFDQQFDQMYDAIVHGAANKQNKRAYIEREREQEHNQLWNDYFSDHPTYPPEIFRRHFRMTKPLFLSIVDRLSNEVPYFEQRRNAHRRYGQAADTYDEYLRLGESTALLCLEKFNEGIIQLFGDEYLRKPTSDDLQRLLDIGEVRGFPGMIGSIDCMHWEWKNCPRSWSGQYARGHGKPTIVLEAVASHDLWIWHTFFGLPGTLNDINVLQRSQVFSDILDGRAPKVNFTVNGHNYRMAYYLTDGIYPKWSTFIQSISLPQSRKAELFAEHQESARKDVERAFGILQSRFAIVKNPALLWDKEKIRKIMRTCVILHNMIVENERNTYHLSDTSEFETGESSRSSHVEVSQPTATPSNFVNRLGIRNQIRSENKHDRLKTDLVENIWQRFGNLVE